A window from Shewanella livingstonensis encodes these proteins:
- the rpsT gene encoding 30S ribosomal protein S20, with translation MANSKSAKKRALQSEKRRQHNASRRSMLRTYVKKVIAAIKSGDHKAATEAFAIAQPIVDRMATKGLIHKNKAGRQKARLNAKIKAIAA, from the coding sequence TTGGCTAATAGCAAGTCTGCAAAGAAGCGCGCGCTTCAGTCTGAAAAGCGTCGCCAGCATAACGCTAGCCGTCGCTCTATGTTACGTACATACGTTAAAAAAGTCATCGCGGCTATCAAAAGCGGTGACCATAAAGCGGCTACAGAAGCGTTCGCTATTGCACAACCAATTGTTGACCGTATGGCGACTAAAGGTCTTATTCATAAGAATAAAGCCGGTCGTCAGAAGGCTCGTTTAAACGCAAAGATTAAAGCTATTGCAGCTTAA
- the yaaA gene encoding peroxide stress protein YaaA, with translation MLVLVSPAKTLDFENAPITNAFTQPSLLKQSQALVDVCRTLTPMDIASLMKVSDKIAGLNAARFADWKPPFTLNNAKQAIFAFRGDVYTGFDADNLSELQRVSCQKHLRILSGLYGLLKPLDLIQPYRLEMGTKLANPQGSNLYAFWGETITDEVNKALKEQDDDIIVNLASNEYFKSVKVKQLEGQLITPVFKDCKNGQFKVISFYAKKARGLMARYIVDTKPATIKQLTEFDLEGYYYCEAQSTPTAPVFLRAEQK, from the coding sequence ATGTTGGTTTTAGTTTCACCTGCGAAAACATTAGATTTCGAAAATGCACCCATTACCAATGCTTTTACTCAACCGAGTTTACTTAAACAAAGCCAAGCATTGGTTGATGTATGTCGTACATTAACACCAATGGATATTGCCAGTTTAATGAAGGTGAGTGATAAAATTGCAGGGTTAAATGCGGCTCGTTTTGCTGATTGGAAGCCCCCATTTACACTAAACAATGCCAAACAAGCTATTTTTGCGTTTAGAGGAGATGTTTACACTGGCTTTGATGCAGATAATTTATCAGAGTTGCAAAGAGTTTCTTGTCAAAAGCACTTGCGTATTCTGTCTGGCCTGTATGGTTTACTAAAACCATTAGATTTGATTCAACCTTACCGGTTAGAAATGGGTACTAAACTGGCCAATCCACAAGGCAGTAATTTATATGCTTTTTGGGGCGAGACTATTACAGATGAAGTTAACAAGGCGTTGAAAGAGCAGGATGACGATATCATTGTCAATTTAGCTTCAAACGAATACTTTAAATCGGTTAAGGTTAAGCAGCTTGAAGGGCAGTTAATTACACCAGTGTTTAAAGATTGCAAAAATGGTCAATTTAAAGTAATTAGCTTTTATGCTAAAAAAGCTCGTGGACTGATGGCTCGTTATATAGTCGATACCAAACCTGCTACGATTAAGCAATTAACCGAGTTTGATCTTGAAGGTTATTATTACTGCGAAGCGCAATCGACACCGACAGCGCCAGTTTTTTTACGCGCTGAGCAAAAGTGA
- a CDS encoding M20/M25/M40 family metallo-hydrolase: MKNYQRATLVGAIFTALIGCQTTVPTKTTTANVVINTSDDAKMSQQLAKQALTSSLSYDIVESLTVEVGPRLTGTDKDIIAVDWAMEKLWLLGFDKVYKESVQVPAWSRGSAHASIVAPYEQPLVVTALGGSVATPVNGIQAIIVRFDSLEELSNASQGRIEGKIVFIDHKTERHITGKGYGEAVGGRSQGAIVAAQKGAVAIVIRSIGTDHDRMAHTGMMRYEEGIPKIPAAAMSNPDADLISAMLKRDPNITLSLNMTSENLGIATSYNVIAEVTGSSKPDEIVLIGAHLDSWDEGTGAIDDGAGVAIVTTAAKLIQDLPQKPARTIRVVLYAAEEVGIVGGKAYAAQHADELDKHYIAAESDFGAGPVYKIDFNVNPDTFEQVKQEHSAMTLNGVELGNNRASGGPDVSILPALGVPVASLNQDGTDYFDYHHTPNDTLDKIDPKKLAQSAAAYVQFAYMMAQSEIDLRPVTQKEEQH; the protein is encoded by the coding sequence ATGAAAAATTATCAAAGAGCGACGCTTGTCGGAGCCATATTTACCGCGCTAATAGGTTGCCAAACGACAGTACCAACTAAAACAACCACCGCCAATGTAGTCATTAACACTTCAGATGATGCAAAAATGAGCCAACAACTCGCCAAGCAAGCCTTAACATCCAGTTTGAGTTATGACATTGTTGAATCACTTACTGTAGAAGTCGGTCCACGTTTGACTGGAACAGATAAAGACATTATTGCTGTCGATTGGGCTATGGAAAAATTGTGGTTACTGGGGTTTGATAAAGTATACAAAGAGTCGGTTCAAGTCCCTGCTTGGTCAAGAGGCAGTGCTCATGCCAGTATCGTAGCGCCTTATGAGCAACCATTAGTGGTTACCGCCTTAGGTGGTAGTGTTGCCACACCTGTTAACGGTATTCAAGCGATAATCGTACGTTTTGATAGTTTAGAAGAATTATCCAATGCATCGCAAGGACGTATTGAAGGCAAGATTGTGTTTATCGACCATAAAACAGAACGACACATTACCGGTAAAGGCTATGGAGAAGCTGTTGGTGGACGTTCTCAAGGAGCTATAGTAGCAGCACAAAAAGGCGCTGTGGCTATTGTTATCCGTTCTATCGGTACCGACCATGACAGAATGGCTCATACTGGCATGATGCGTTATGAAGAAGGTATTCCTAAAATTCCTGCCGCTGCGATGTCAAACCCTGATGCCGATTTAATTAGTGCGATGTTAAAGCGAGATCCTAACATTACCTTGTCGTTAAATATGACCTCAGAAAATCTGGGGATAGCCACATCTTATAATGTCATTGCAGAAGTCACAGGGAGCAGCAAGCCCGACGAAATAGTACTTATAGGTGCTCATCTTGATTCCTGGGATGAAGGAACTGGTGCGATTGATGACGGCGCTGGAGTAGCCATTGTCACCACCGCAGCTAAACTTATTCAAGACTTACCACAAAAGCCAGCACGCACAATTCGAGTGGTATTATACGCCGCTGAAGAAGTCGGTATCGTTGGTGGTAAAGCCTATGCAGCCCAACATGCTGATGAACTTGATAAGCATTATATTGCGGCAGAATCTGATTTTGGTGCAGGACCCGTCTATAAAATTGATTTTAATGTTAACCCTGATACGTTTGAGCAAGTCAAACAAGAGCACTCAGCTATGACACTAAATGGGGTTGAACTAGGTAACAACCGGGCCTCTGGCGGACCAGATGTGTCAATACTACCCGCACTAGGTGTACCCGTGGCGTCGTTAAATCAAGATGGTACTGACTACTTTGATTATCACCATACACCAAACGATACATTGGATAAAATTGATCCTAAGAAGCTAGCACAGAGTGCTGCAGCTTATGTTCAATTTGCTTATATGATGGCGCAATCAGAAATTGATTTAAGACCTGTTACCCAAAAAGAAGAGCAACACTAA
- the ribF gene encoding bifunctional riboflavin kinase/FAD synthetase, whose translation MELIRGIHNILPSHYGCVLTIGNFDGVHRGHAQVISSLVSKAHHFQLPATVMTFEPQPQERFRGADAPARLSLLRDKMRLLDELKIDQLLCINFTEAFASQPAEAFIEELLVKKLGVKYLVVGDDFCFGKGRLGNFDMLVAAGKEFGFTVVSTQSFVVGSLRVSSTAVREQLALGHLEQARRLLGHPFILSGKVAHGQKLGRTIGFPTANIALKRHVVPVRGVFAVRLYWDGSDIYDGVANVGFRPTVNGQTCRLEVHLFDFSGDLYGKRVEVELVAKIRDEQPFESLDALKKQILNDANEARALFSNDAS comes from the coding sequence ATGGAATTAATTCGCGGTATACACAATATTTTACCTTCTCATTATGGTTGCGTTTTAACCATTGGGAATTTTGATGGTGTCCATCGTGGCCATGCGCAGGTGATCAGTAGCTTGGTTAGTAAAGCGCATCACTTTCAATTACCTGCAACCGTAATGACATTTGAGCCTCAACCTCAAGAACGCTTTCGTGGCGCTGATGCGCCTGCTCGTCTCAGTCTTCTACGTGATAAAATGAGATTGTTAGATGAGCTTAAAATTGATCAGCTACTTTGTATCAATTTTACTGAAGCCTTTGCTAGTCAACCTGCTGAAGCGTTTATTGAAGAGTTACTGGTTAAAAAACTCGGGGTTAAATATCTCGTTGTTGGAGATGATTTTTGTTTTGGTAAAGGTCGCTTAGGCAACTTCGATATGCTCGTTGCTGCGGGTAAAGAATTTGGCTTTACTGTGGTCAGTACCCAAAGCTTTGTTGTTGGTTCGTTGCGAGTAAGCTCTACTGCAGTGAGAGAACAACTAGCGTTAGGGCACTTAGAGCAAGCAAGGCGGTTATTGGGTCATCCTTTCATTTTAAGTGGTAAGGTTGCACACGGGCAAAAATTAGGCCGTACAATTGGTTTTCCAACAGCAAATATTGCCTTAAAACGACACGTAGTACCTGTAAGAGGGGTGTTTGCGGTTCGTTTGTACTGGGATGGCAGCGATATTTATGACGGTGTGGCTAATGTGGGTTTTAGACCCACTGTAAATGGTCAAACTTGCAGATTAGAAGTCCATTTGTTTGATTTTAGCGGTGATTTATACGGCAAACGAGTGGAAGTAGAATTAGTAGCAAAGATCCGTGATGAACAACCTTTTGAGTCATTGGACGCGCTAAAAAAACAGATTTTAAATGATGCAAATGAAGCTCGCGCTTTATTTAGCAACGATGCTAGCTGA
- a CDS encoding ArsR/SmtB family transcription factor, protein MNIEKMQQQADHAVVLLKALANERRLFILCHLLNEGEMCVGEMNKKLGLSQSALSQHLAWLRKDNLVCTRKEAQTVFYSLKSNEVKELILVLNNMYCY, encoded by the coding sequence ATGAATATAGAAAAAATGCAACAGCAAGCAGATCATGCGGTCGTATTGCTAAAAGCATTAGCAAATGAACGTAGATTGTTTATTTTGTGTCATCTTCTTAATGAAGGTGAAATGTGTGTTGGTGAAATGAATAAAAAGTTGGGTTTAAGCCAGTCGGCTTTATCTCAACATTTGGCATGGCTTCGTAAAGACAATTTAGTCTGTACTAGGAAAGAAGCCCAAACTGTTTTCTATTCATTAAAAAGTAATGAGGTAAAAGAGTTAATCCTAGTATTGAATAATATGTATTGTTATTAA
- the murJ gene encoding murein biosynthesis integral membrane protein MurJ encodes MSKKLFKSGLIVSVMTLISRVLGLVRDVVIANLMGAGSSADVFFFANKIPNFLRRLFAEGAFAQAFVPVLTEYQEKMTPEDTRELLGKVAGTLGVLVTIVTLVGVICSPVLAALFGGGWFVDWLNDGPNAEKFELASVMLKITFPYLWFITFTALAGSILNTRGRFAVSAFTPVFLNVAIIAVALWYAHTLENPEIGLAWGVFFGGLIQFLFQIPFLIRENALVKPSWGWDHPGVVKIRTLMIPALFGVSVSQINLLFDTFIASFLMTGSISWLYYADRLLEFPLGLFGIAIATVILPALSQKHVNAQGNGFNQTMDWGVKAILLLGTPAMLGLIVLAKPMLMVLFMRGAFSLNDVEMASYSLVAYGCGLLSFMMIKVLAPGYYSRQDTKTPVKYGIIAMVSNMVFNLIFAIPFGYVGLAIATSISALLNAGLLYRGLHKAGVYQMSRQTLFFSFKVIISTALMTIAIVYFMPQQNIWLEWHTFERMFMLIELIVGGAAVYLLSLLTLGVRPWKIKRQG; translated from the coding sequence TTGAGCAAAAAATTATTTAAATCAGGTCTAATTGTTAGTGTTATGACACTGATTTCGCGAGTCTTAGGTTTAGTTCGCGATGTAGTCATTGCAAATTTAATGGGCGCGGGTAGCAGTGCCGATGTGTTCTTTTTTGCAAATAAAATTCCTAACTTTTTAAGACGATTATTTGCTGAAGGGGCTTTTGCACAAGCATTTGTACCAGTGCTGACTGAGTATCAGGAAAAAATGACCCCTGAAGACACTCGAGAGTTATTAGGTAAAGTAGCAGGTACCTTAGGTGTATTAGTTACAATTGTGACTTTAGTCGGCGTTATTTGTTCACCTGTATTAGCGGCACTTTTTGGCGGAGGTTGGTTTGTTGATTGGCTAAATGATGGGCCTAATGCCGAAAAGTTTGAACTTGCGTCTGTTATGTTAAAAATTACCTTTCCCTATTTATGGTTTATTACCTTTACAGCATTAGCTGGCTCAATACTAAACACTCGTGGCCGTTTTGCTGTATCAGCCTTTACGCCTGTTTTTTTGAATGTAGCCATTATTGCCGTAGCCTTATGGTACGCACACACATTGGAAAATCCTGAAATTGGCTTAGCTTGGGGGGTCTTTTTTGGTGGGCTGATTCAGTTTCTATTCCAAATCCCTTTTTTAATTCGCGAAAATGCGCTAGTTAAACCTTCATGGGGATGGGATCATCCTGGTGTGGTAAAAATTAGAACCTTGATGATCCCAGCGTTATTCGGTGTATCGGTTTCACAAATTAATTTACTGTTCGATACTTTTATAGCCAGTTTTTTGATGACAGGTTCTATTAGTTGGTTGTATTACGCCGACCGTCTATTGGAGTTTCCTTTAGGATTATTCGGTATTGCAATCGCAACGGTTATTTTACCCGCATTATCGCAAAAGCATGTTAATGCCCAAGGCAACGGATTTAACCAAACCATGGATTGGGGGGTTAAAGCTATTTTGCTATTAGGTACACCTGCTATGTTAGGCCTAATTGTTCTGGCCAAGCCGATGTTGATGGTGTTGTTTATGCGTGGTGCTTTTAGCCTTAACGATGTTGAGATGGCTTCGTACAGCTTGGTTGCCTATGGTTGTGGTTTATTAAGCTTTATGATGATTAAAGTATTAGCTCCGGGATACTATTCACGCCAAGACACAAAAACTCCGGTTAAATATGGCATTATTGCCATGGTCAGTAATATGGTTTTCAACCTTATTTTTGCCATTCCATTTGGCTATGTAGGCTTGGCTATCGCGACATCAATATCTGCGTTATTAAATGCCGGTTTATTGTACCGAGGTTTACACAAAGCGGGCGTTTATCAAATGAGTCGTCAAACGTTATTTTTCTCATTTAAAGTGATCATTTCAACCGCATTGATGACTATTGCTATTGTGTATTTTATGCCACAACAAAACATATGGCTTGAATGGCACACCTTTGAGCGTATGTTTATGCTAATTGAACTTATTGTTGGTGGTGCGGCAGTTTATTTACTGAGTTTACTTACGTTAGGTGTTCGACCTTGGAAAATTAAACGTCAGGGATAA